CAGATTAAGCGGCTTGTGGTATTCCTGATGAATAGCGTCAAGCTGCTCAGCTGACAACGGATAAGGCAGCTGAATATCGAAGCGACTGATGTGCTGTTGCTCGGCCAGGGTGATCAAACGCGCGATGTTAATCTCATCGCTGACCTGAGTTGAAATGATTTGTAATGCTAATTCTTTCAGGTGATCGTCGCTGGCCGGAAGGTTATGCGCTGATTTACGTGTCACCATGCCAAAAATGGGCATCACGCCGTAAATGGCATCGACAAAACTCCAGCGTTTTTTACAGGAAGCGGAGAGAAAATCACTGTAATTGAAGCAGATGCGATCACTGTATCCGGCTGAAGCCAGCTCTTTATCAGACACCCTCGCACTCCTCCTGTTTTTCGTTACGGTTCCGAACCTTGCGCGACAACGCGCCGCTAATAATGGCACATTTCACGGTATACATACCAGTAAGGCAGGGATATTTCGTGCGGTAGCGTAGAGCTCAGGACCAGGAAAAGCTATGCTGCTGACATTCTCACCCGTCTCAGTGAATTATGAATAAAATCGTCTATGTGGAAGATGAGCCAGAAGTTGGCGAATTGATCGCCGCTTACCTTGGCCGCCACGATATTGAAGTGATTGTTGAAACGCGCGGTGACCGCGCCGAAGCCACCATTGCCACCCACGATCCCGATTTAGTGATGCTGGACATCATGTTGCCTGGCAAAGATGGCATGACCTTATGCCGCGATCTGCGCGCCAGCTGGCAAGGCCCAATTGTGCTGCTGACTTCGCTCGATAGCGACATGAACCATATTTTGTCGCTGGAGATGGGCGCTAACGATTACATTCTCAAAACCACGCCACCCGCCGTATTACTGGCGCGCCTGCGGTTGCACCTGCGCCAGGCGCATGTTGGCCAGCCTGAAGTGACGCCTGCTATTCAAAGTTCGCAGCGCGTCCTGCGTTTTGGTTCGCTGACCATCGATTCGCTTAATCGCCAGGTCATCTTATTTGAAGAGAATATTGTGCTCTCAACCGCCGATTTCGATCTGCTGTGGGAACTGGCCAATCACGCTGGGCAGATTCTCAACCGCGATGCGCTGCTGAAAACGCTGCGTGGCGTGACCTACGATGGCATGGACCGCAGTATTGATGTGGCAATTTCTCGCCTGCGTAAAAAACTGTACGACAGCGCTACCGAGCCGTTCCGCATTAAAACCATCCGTAATAAAGGCTATCTGTTCGCACCACAGGCCTGGGATACCCGCTCCGCATGAGAAAGCTCTTCATTCAGTTCTATTTGCTGCTGTTCGTCTGTTTTCTGGTGATGACGCTGCTGGTCGGTCTGGTGTACAAATTCACCGCCGAACGCGCGGGTCGCCAGTCGATGAACGATTTGATGGCCAGTTCACTATTTTTAATGCGCAGCGAACTGCGCGAGATCCCGCCCCGCGACTGGAGTAAAACCATTCGCAGCCTCGATCTCGATCTGTCATTTGACCTGAATATCGAACCCATGAGCAAATATCAGCTGGATGAAGCAGACATGAAACGCCTGCGCGCCGGGGAAATTGTGGCGATCGACGATCAGTACACTTTTTTGCAGCACATCCCGCGTAGCCATTACGTTCTCTCAGTTGGCCCTATTCCCTATCTTTTCTACCTGCACCAGATGCGAATTCTGGATATTGCGCTGCTGGCATTTATTGGCATGTCGCTGGCGCTGCCGGTATTTATCTGGCTGCGTCCGCACTGGCAAGAGATGCAGCGCCTTGAGAAAGCCGCGCAGCGTTTTGGCCGTGGCGAGCTGGACGTACGCACCCATTTTGAAAGTACCTCCAGCCTGCACAGCCTTGGCGTGGCCTTCAACCAGATGGCGGAGAACATCAATACGCTGGTGGCCAGCAAGAAACAGTTAATCGATGGCATCGCGCACGAGTTGCGCACCCCGCTGGTGCGCCTGCGTTATCGGCTGGAGATGAGCGATAATCTGACCGCAGCGGAATCCGCCGCGCTGAACCGCGATGTCGGGCAGTTGGAGAGTTTGATAGAGGAGTTGCTGACCTACGCGCGCCTCGATCGCCCCCGCGTCGATCTTCATCTGCAAACCTTTGATCTCGCCCAATGGCTGCGCGTGCATATTGAAGATGTGCAGACCATGAATCCGCAGACACAGATCGCGCTGGATATTCCGCAGCTGGAAAACGTCGGCAGCGCCGATACGCGACTGATGGAGCGCGTGCTGGATAATCTGGTGAACAACGCGCTGCGCTATGCGCAACAGCGATTGCGCGTCAGTTTGTGGTTTGATGGCGCTATCGGCTGTTTGCAGGTGGAAGACGATGGCCCGGGCATTCCGCAGGAGGAACGAGCCCGGGTTTTCGAACCTTTCGTACGTCTGGATCCAAGCCGCGATCGCGCCACCGGCGGTTGCGGTTTAGGCCTGGCGATCGTGCACTCTATCGCGCTGGCTATGCAGGGAAATGTCTCCATCGAGAGCAGCCCGCTAGGCGGTGCCAGCGTTCGCTTTTGCTGGCCGGTTGATCTACCCTTGCGGGACATTGCGCCACGCTTACCGTCATAAGGAGCTTTTTACGTGACTTCAGCTTATCAAGAACTTAGCCGCACTTTTCAGCGTCTTTCCCGCTTTGGCCATTTAGGCGCCATTGCCGGTGTCGATATGCAAACCACCATGCCGCCAGGCGGCAGCCAGGCCCGCGGTGAAGCGATGGCCGAGCTTAGCGTGTTCATGCACGAAGTGCTGACCGATAAACGTCTCGGCGGGCTGTTTGCTGCGGCGCAACAGGAATCACTGAATGATGTCGAGCAGGTTAACCTGAGCGAGATGCAGCGGGCATGGCAGCAGGCAACGTTGCTGCCTGCATCGCTGGTGGAAGCCAAATCGCTGGCCGGTTCGCGTTGCGAGCATGCATGGCGTCAGCAGCGTCCGGCTAACGACTGGCAGGGTTTCTCGGCCAATCTGAAAGAAGTGGTGAAGCTGAGCCGTGAAGAGGCGCAGCTGCGAGCCGACGCGCTCGGCGTTTCGCGCTATGACGCGCTGCTGGATGTGTTTGAACCGGGCATGACCAGCGCCCAGCTGGATCAAACCTTTGGTGATCTGAAAAGTTGGTTGCCAGACCTGTTGCAGAAAGCGGTAGTGAAGCAACAACAATCGCCCATTGCACAACCCGTTGGGCCATTCGCGATTGAATCGCAAAAGCAGCTGGGCCTGAGCGTGATGAAGACGCTGGGCTTCGATTTTAATCACGGTCGACTTGATGTCAGTGCGCACCCATTCTGCGGCGGCGTGCCGGAAGATGTGCGCATCACTACGCGTTATAACGAGAACGACTTCCTCAGCGCCATGATGGGCGTGATCCATGAAACCGGGCACGCGCGCTATGAGCAAAATCTGCCGCAGCAGTGGCGCGGTCAGCCGGTGGCGCAGGCGCGTTCTACCGCCATCCATGAGTCACAAAGTCTGT
The sequence above is drawn from the Pantoea nemavictus genome and encodes:
- the rstB gene encoding two-component system sensor histidine kinase RstB — its product is MRKLFIQFYLLLFVCFLVMTLLVGLVYKFTAERAGRQSMNDLMASSLFLMRSELREIPPRDWSKTIRSLDLDLSFDLNIEPMSKYQLDEADMKRLRAGEIVAIDDQYTFLQHIPRSHYVLSVGPIPYLFYLHQMRILDIALLAFIGMSLALPVFIWLRPHWQEMQRLEKAAQRFGRGELDVRTHFESTSSLHSLGVAFNQMAENINTLVASKKQLIDGIAHELRTPLVRLRYRLEMSDNLTAAESAALNRDVGQLESLIEELLTYARLDRPRVDLHLQTFDLAQWLRVHIEDVQTMNPQTQIALDIPQLENVGSADTRLMERVLDNLVNNALRYAQQRLRVSLWFDGAIGCLQVEDDGPGIPQEERARVFEPFVRLDPSRDRATGGCGLGLAIVHSIALAMQGNVSIESSPLGGASVRFCWPVDLPLRDIAPRLPS
- a CDS encoding carboxypeptidase M32; translation: MTSAYQELSRTFQRLSRFGHLGAIAGVDMQTTMPPGGSQARGEAMAELSVFMHEVLTDKRLGGLFAAAQQESLNDVEQVNLSEMQRAWQQATLLPASLVEAKSLAGSRCEHAWRQQRPANDWQGFSANLKEVVKLSREEAQLRADALGVSRYDALLDVFEPGMTSAQLDQTFGDLKSWLPDLLQKAVVKQQQSPIAQPVGPFAIESQKQLGLSVMKTLGFDFNHGRLDVSAHPFCGGVPEDVRITTRYNENDFLSAMMGVIHETGHARYEQNLPQQWRGQPVAQARSTAIHESQSLFMEMQLGRSKAFLQHIHPQVVALMGDQPALELQNFIRQTQRVKPGFIRVDADELSYPAHVILRYEIERALIEGDIEVEDIPALWDEKMQQSLGIDTRGNYRDGCMQDIHWTDGAFGYFPTYTLGAMYAAQLFQAVKRAIPQVDSLIQQGELQPVFDWLQQNIWQHGSRFPTQQLLINATGEALNPHYFRQHLEQRYLSE
- the rstA gene encoding two-component system response regulator RstA; this translates as MNKIVYVEDEPEVGELIAAYLGRHDIEVIVETRGDRAEATIATHDPDLVMLDIMLPGKDGMTLCRDLRASWQGPIVLLTSLDSDMNHILSLEMGANDYILKTTPPAVLLARLRLHLRQAHVGQPEVTPAIQSSQRVLRFGSLTIDSLNRQVILFEENIVLSTADFDLLWELANHAGQILNRDALLKTLRGVTYDGMDRSIDVAISRLRKKLYDSATEPFRIKTIRNKGYLFAPQAWDTRSA